Proteins encoded by one window of Streptomyces sp. NBC_01477:
- a CDS encoding O-methyltransferase, which translates to MSLDGTRAHLSGPGDLPPLVERAARTATRLGFPYSCRPEQGRLLHALAAGAERIGETGTGCGVGLAWLVSGMRNGATAVSVESDADRAGAAAGLFSALAPWVTVRHADWTAIAEHGPFDLLVLDGGGQGKADGAAADPAALLRPGGVLVIDDFTPSRGRPPVHDGRPDTARLHWLGHPALRAVEVPLAPDLAVLVCTRTAAR; encoded by the coding sequence ATGTCCCTCGACGGCACCCGCGCGCACCTCAGTGGCCCCGGTGATCTGCCGCCCCTGGTGGAGCGCGCCGCCCGCACCGCGACCCGGCTCGGCTTTCCCTACTCCTGCCGGCCGGAGCAAGGCCGGCTGCTGCACGCGCTCGCGGCGGGCGCGGAGCGCATCGGCGAGACCGGCACCGGATGCGGGGTGGGGCTGGCCTGGCTGGTCTCCGGCATGCGCAACGGCGCCACCGCGGTCAGCGTCGAGAGCGACGCCGACCGCGCGGGGGCGGCGGCCGGCCTGTTCAGCGCGCTCGCGCCCTGGGTGACCGTGCGGCACGCCGACTGGACCGCGATCGCCGAGCACGGCCCCTTCGACCTGCTCGTCCTCGACGGCGGCGGCCAGGGCAAGGCGGACGGTGCCGCGGCCGACCCGGCCGCCCTGCTGCGGCCGGGCGGCGTCCTGGTCATCGACGACTTCACCCCGTCGCGGGGCCGCCCGCCCGTCCACGACGGCCGGCCGGACACCGCCAGGCTGCACTGGCTCGGCCATCCGGCGCTGCGCGCGGTGGAGGTCCCGCTGGCCCCGGACCTCGCGGTCCTGGTCTGCACGAGGACCGCGGCGCGGTAG
- a CDS encoding helix-turn-helix domain-containing protein: MLRNFCCTSSLGAVNDQDRTQRITDLDALKVFTHPLRIRLYRALFTARTATASHLADQVDEAVSLVSYHLRKMAAHGFIVEAPEHGSDGRERWWKVSAERGFSFRSADFDDRPEGAAVLAQVTRQLLATRAERYQQYLDQLSAWPREWTNASFSSEFMPLLNAAELQEMADEIGELMQRWTDRGQAAEDAGNTEGREHVAVQMYGFPFRP, translated from the coding sequence ATGTTGCGCAACTTTTGTTGCACGTCTAGCCTCGGTGCTGTGAACGATCAGGACCGCACCCAGCGCATCACCGACCTCGACGCCCTCAAGGTCTTCACCCACCCGCTGCGCATCCGGCTCTACCGCGCGCTGTTCACCGCCCGCACCGCCACCGCCTCCCACCTGGCCGACCAGGTCGACGAGGCGGTCTCGCTGGTCAGCTACCACCTGCGGAAGATGGCCGCGCACGGCTTCATCGTGGAGGCCCCCGAGCACGGCTCGGACGGCCGAGAACGCTGGTGGAAGGTCTCGGCGGAACGCGGATTCTCCTTCCGCAGCGCCGACTTCGACGACCGGCCGGAAGGCGCCGCCGTCCTCGCCCAGGTCACCCGGCAGCTGCTCGCCACCCGGGCCGAGCGCTACCAGCAGTATCTTGACCAGCTGTCCGCCTGGCCCCGCGAGTGGACCAACGCGTCCTTCAGCTCCGAATTCATGCCGCTGCTCAATGCGGCGGAGCTCCAGGAGATGGCCGACGAGATCGGCGAGCTGATGCAGCGCTGGACCGACCGCGGCCAGGCCGCGGAGGACGCGGGCAACACCGAGGGCCGCGAGCACGTGGCGGTCCAGATGTACGGCTTCCCCTTCCGACCCTGA